From the genome of Haloplanus sp. XH21, one region includes:
- a CDS encoding amphi-Trp domain-containing protein, with translation MPEEVLFKSESAQSRDEIASYLRSVAEKLEQGGPITLKSGAESVTMDPPARPTFEVKAEREGPTDGPGELSIEFELEWDENSKGGEGNSGSLEIE, from the coding sequence ATGCCCGAAGAAGTGCTGTTCAAATCCGAAAGCGCCCAGAGCCGGGACGAAATCGCGTCGTACCTCCGGAGCGTCGCCGAAAAGCTCGAACAGGGAGGTCCGATCACCCTGAAATCGGGGGCAGAGTCCGTCACGATGGATCCTCCAGCACGGCCGACATTCGAAGTGAAAGCCGAACGCGAAGGACCGACTGATGGCCCTGGAGAATTGAGCATCGAGTTCGAACTTGAATGGGACGAGAACAGTAAGGGCGGCGAGGGCAACTCTGGGAGTCTCGAGATCGAGTAG
- a CDS encoding CNNM domain-containing protein has translation MTPLELTLRLVAGVLLILTNGFFVAIEFALTRARQFSEAEFVDGNPTLERAWEMTNNLEIYLTTCQVGITASSIAVGIVAEPALAALFEPYFANTALASIGAGAIIAFAIINLLHLTHGEQTPTYLGVERSRMVCRYGATPLYWFNWLISPLITFGDWIAKATLKLFGVEMTGAWLETEEEVLESRAQLRNRLHSLLEEGELPEERRDEVLGALDIDELSISEIMVPADDIISLSTTRSVDENFDCIRNTPHTRFPLVGEELTDFHGIVYAPSIIDHYEDLVDSDISFKEIAAPPMTLAAETNVSDAFDQFQAEDQELALVLEDGDVVGLLTATDALETVMGELEDPLDQQVST, from the coding sequence ATGACCCCGCTTGAGCTGACGCTCCGCCTAGTTGCTGGCGTTCTCCTCATACTGACCAACGGCTTTTTCGTAGCGATCGAGTTCGCGTTGACACGAGCGCGTCAATTTAGTGAAGCGGAATTCGTCGACGGAAATCCGACTCTCGAACGGGCCTGGGAGATGACGAATAATCTGGAGATCTATCTGACCACGTGCCAGGTTGGTATTACGGCCTCCAGTATCGCAGTCGGGATCGTAGCCGAGCCGGCTCTCGCCGCGCTCTTCGAACCGTACTTTGCCAATACCGCACTGGCGTCCATCGGTGCAGGTGCGATCATCGCCTTTGCGATCATCAATCTCCTGCATCTCACCCACGGCGAGCAGACACCGACGTATCTCGGCGTTGAACGCTCCCGGATGGTGTGTCGGTACGGGGCCACACCTCTGTACTGGTTCAATTGGCTTATCTCTCCGCTCATTACATTCGGCGACTGGATCGCCAAGGCCACGCTCAAGCTGTTCGGCGTCGAGATGACCGGTGCGTGGCTCGAAACCGAAGAAGAGGTCCTCGAATCACGAGCCCAGCTCCGCAATCGCCTGCACTCGCTTCTCGAAGAGGGCGAACTTCCGGAGGAGCGCCGCGACGAAGTCCTTGGCGCACTCGACATCGACGAACTCTCGATCAGCGAGATTATGGTTCCAGCAGACGACATTATCTCCCTCTCAACCACCCGCTCAGTCGACGAGAACTTTGATTGCATCCGAAACACGCCACACACCCGATTTCCACTAGTTGGTGAGGAGCTGACCGACTTCCACGGAATCGTGTACGCACCGTCGATCATCGACCACTATGAGGATCTCGTAGACAGCGACATCTCCTTCAAAGAGATCGCGGCCCCTCCAATGACACTCGCGGCGGAAACGAACGTCAGCGATGCATTCGATCAGTTCCAGGCCGAGGACCAGGAACTCGCGCTCGTCCTCGAAGATGGTGACGTCGTGGGACTCCTCACCGCAACCGACGCTCTGGAAACGGTAATGGGCGAACTCGAAGACCCGCTCGACCAGCAGGTGTCGACCTGA
- a CDS encoding PQQ-binding-like beta-propeller repeat protein: MGDNRPEIIVVDVKGTVFVLNPNGTAVWSKQLSSYTWGQPAVADFDGDDDPELTVATGGTGRLYLFEQNGSMAWNQPQSYEGSITWMTTGKADDDDAVEIVVATASTGRVSMVDGASGEREWTRNLGSYAAVHAFGDGDGDGTPEVYAVAKDGKLRCLDATTGETEWTTTLTTGDVQMMPPPALGDVDVDGDPELVAVTNDGIVSVVNPESGTILGRYEREAPIYTHPRLADIDGDGDLEAFVMYAHGRVVAFDFE; encoded by the coding sequence GTGGGCGACAATCGTCCGGAGATCATCGTCGTCGACGTCAAAGGGACGGTCTTCGTCCTCAACCCGAACGGGACGGCCGTGTGGTCGAAACAGCTCTCCTCGTACACGTGGGGGCAGCCGGCTGTCGCGGATTTCGATGGAGACGATGATCCCGAACTGACGGTCGCGACCGGCGGGACTGGTCGGCTGTACCTCTTTGAGCAGAACGGCTCGATGGCCTGGAATCAACCCCAGTCGTACGAGGGATCAATTACCTGGATGACGACGGGGAAGGCAGACGATGACGATGCCGTCGAGATCGTGGTCGCGACGGCGTCCACCGGCCGTGTCTCGATGGTCGATGGTGCGTCCGGAGAGCGTGAGTGGACCCGCAATCTTGGAAGCTATGCCGCGGTCCACGCGTTCGGTGATGGCGATGGAGACGGCACTCCCGAGGTCTATGCTGTTGCGAAGGACGGGAAACTCAGATGTCTCGATGCGACCACCGGCGAGACTGAGTGGACGACGACACTCACCACGGGGGATGTCCAGATGATGCCACCCCCCGCACTGGGCGATGTCGATGTCGATGGTGACCCGGAGCTGGTGGCCGTCACGAACGACGGGATCGTTTCGGTCGTCAATCCCGAATCCGGAACCATCCTGGGGAGGTACGAGCGTGAGGCGCCGATCTATACCCACCCACGGCTCGCAGATATCGATGGTGACGGCGATCTCGAGGCATTCGTCATGTACGCCCATGGCCGAGTCGTGGCGTTCGATTTCGAGTGA
- a CDS encoding sulfite exporter TauE/SafE family protein, with product MAHLFIPLHTGLPSAAHLELATFFVIGLLGGAHCLGMCGPLVTMYASQLDDSSRSSAGVSTYEVRQHGLFNLGRTVSYAALGGVFGLAGALFFGTATIITVGDTLRAAVGILVGIAILAMGLNYLMGGHGGHGLADLPGVRQAASEFGRLQTALGGWVQGPGIVGLGLIHGLLPCPILYPAYLYAFARGSPVAGVLTLGILGLGTFPTLFIYGTVLQSIGATHRQRLHRVLGMAFLVLGVMPIAHSLAVFGIHIPHVEPPIYQPFNP from the coding sequence ATGGCTCACCTGTTCATCCCGTTGCACACCGGCTTGCCGTCTGCCGCGCATCTCGAACTCGCGACGTTCTTCGTTATCGGGCTTCTCGGCGGTGCGCACTGTCTTGGGATGTGTGGACCGCTGGTCACTATGTATGCTAGCCAGCTAGATGACTCGTCTCGCTCGTCAGCGGGTGTTTCCACGTATGAAGTCAGGCAACATGGCCTGTTCAATCTCGGCCGGACGGTGAGCTACGCTGCGCTCGGTGGTGTTTTCGGCCTCGCGGGAGCACTGTTCTTTGGTACTGCGACCATCATCACTGTCGGCGATACGCTCCGAGCAGCCGTCGGGATACTCGTCGGGATCGCCATCCTAGCCATGGGACTCAACTATCTCATGGGTGGGCACGGCGGGCATGGACTGGCCGATCTGCCGGGCGTGAGACAGGCCGCCAGTGAATTTGGGAGGCTCCAAACGGCACTCGGGGGATGGGTACAGGGCCCGGGGATCGTTGGTCTGGGACTGATCCACGGACTGCTCCCCTGTCCGATCCTGTATCCGGCCTACCTCTATGCGTTTGCTCGCGGATCACCAGTCGCTGGCGTCCTCACACTAGGTATCCTCGGCCTCGGCACCTTCCCGACGCTGTTTATTTACGGAACCGTCCTCCAGTCGATCGGTGCCACACATCGGCAGCGGCTCCATCGTGTGCTCGGGATGGCATTCCTCGTTCTCGGGGTAATGCCAATTGCTCACAGCCTCGCCGTGTTCGGTATCCATATCCCGCATGTCGAGCCGCCGATTTACCAGCCATTCAATCCCTGA
- a CDS encoding DUF7471 family protein, producing the protein MAQSVLAEMAAEWVPTGYAPLLFVGLLLAGIGTVVLFCFGIAAYRRRRSSEYLLVTLALGALVLRTLVGWGTVVGAVPMIVHHVIEHGLDFTIAVLILYTAYQSRSSPPTATQGNGRYTQQEASTSGFGDSE; encoded by the coding sequence ATGGCACAGTCTGTGCTCGCGGAGATGGCCGCGGAGTGGGTTCCGACCGGGTACGCTCCATTGCTCTTCGTCGGGCTACTTCTCGCGGGAATCGGAACTGTGGTACTCTTTTGTTTCGGGATAGCTGCGTATCGTCGACGCCGATCGAGCGAATATCTGTTGGTCACTCTTGCCCTGGGGGCCCTCGTCCTCCGGACGCTCGTCGGATGGGGAACGGTTGTCGGAGCTGTTCCGATGATCGTTCATCATGTCATAGAACACGGCCTGGATTTCACGATAGCCGTGCTCATCCTCTACACTGCGTATCAAAGTCGGTCGAGTCCTCCGACGGCTACTCAGGGAAACGGTCGCTATACCCAACAAGAGGCGTCAACGAGTGGCTTTGGTGATAGTGAGTGA
- a CDS encoding cytochrome c biogenesis CcdA family protein: MTSPALYGAVVFAASAGLATFFAPCAFPLLPGYVGYYIQQSESDTPGIPSAAAAAIGSLTALGIIAGLAFALGQRLTSMLPLLEPVVGVGLVGFGLLVLFDRTPTAHVSLPQRPESVLGFGIFGAVYALAAAGCVVPLFLGVVTQAVTLSLPGGVAVLGVYAASVTAPLVGVTLLTSAGVESWRDLGRYAGQIQRVAAGVMIIAGIGQLYLSIVVLDVV; encoded by the coding sequence ATGACGTCGCCAGCACTGTACGGCGCAGTCGTCTTTGCGGCGAGCGCGGGGCTCGCTACGTTCTTCGCTCCGTGTGCGTTCCCGCTTCTACCTGGATATGTTGGTTATTACATCCAGCAGAGCGAGAGCGACACCCCGGGGATTCCGTCGGCAGCGGCGGCAGCTATCGGTTCGCTCACCGCGCTGGGGATCATTGCCGGTCTCGCGTTCGCACTCGGCCAGCGACTCACGTCGATGTTGCCACTTCTGGAGCCAGTTGTTGGCGTCGGGCTAGTTGGGTTCGGCCTCCTCGTCTTATTCGACCGCACGCCGACCGCGCATGTCTCATTGCCTCAACGGCCGGAGTCCGTCCTCGGATTCGGTATATTTGGAGCAGTTTACGCGCTCGCCGCGGCAGGCTGTGTGGTTCCGCTCTTTCTGGGAGTCGTTACACAAGCAGTGACACTGTCTCTTCCCGGTGGAGTTGCCGTGCTGGGTGTCTATGCGGCGTCGGTGACCGCTCCCCTGGTTGGCGTGACTCTACTCACGAGTGCCGGTGTTGAATCGTGGCGCGATCTCGGGCGGTACGCTGGGCAGATACAACGCGTTGCTGCTGGTGTGATGATCATAGCAGGAATCGGTCAGCTATATCTTTCCATCGTCGTGCTGGATGTCGTCTAG
- a CDS encoding TlpA family protein disulfide reductase, which translates to MNRRRVLTALAGIGLTGGSVWAMQNGLPVGDTSGLPVTVETIDASGSEAGQKQIPVPGTPTIIDLFATWCAPCKEQMDALSSVYPEYANRVTFVSVTNERVGGTLSKDDIREWWRNHDGNWTVGLDPESDLMSALGAGGLPYLAIVDASGTVRWEHGGVTDVATLRAELDRTLDST; encoded by the coding sequence ATGAATCGACGTCGGGTTCTGACCGCACTCGCCGGGATTGGTCTGACCGGCGGTAGCGTCTGGGCGATGCAGAACGGTTTGCCTGTGGGCGACACGTCCGGTCTTCCCGTCACCGTCGAGACCATCGATGCTTCGGGCTCCGAGGCGGGGCAGAAACAGATTCCGGTCCCTGGGACACCCACTATCATCGATCTCTTTGCGACGTGGTGCGCGCCCTGCAAGGAACAGATGGACGCTCTCAGTTCCGTCTACCCCGAGTACGCAAACCGCGTCACGTTCGTATCCGTGACGAACGAGCGTGTCGGTGGAACGCTCTCGAAGGACGACATCAGAGAGTGGTGGCGAAACCACGACGGCAATTGGACAGTCGGACTCGATCCCGAGAGTGACCTCATGTCGGCGCTCGGGGCAGGCGGACTGCCGTACCTTGCAATTGTCGATGCTTCAGGAACGGTACGCTGGGAGCACGGCGGCGTTACGGATGTAGCCACACTCCGAGCAGAGCTCGATCGAACACTCGATTCGACATGA
- a CDS encoding SCO family protein, with translation MQRRNYLQGLTALGVVGTAGCLGVTDSNPNVVLAEPDRQFSSSDVPYPAWGEQIPDVTVPAPLENRQVGIRTVEKPRLLTFIYTYCPTVCPVLTSTMRNVQTHALNNGYGEQVEFFPLTFDPARDTADRLRQYAEKMNVDADAGNWHFLRPQSKERAKQVIQEQFGVAFQKQSTTPSTDSSQNQTESGDGHHHDHGDYKFVHTPMTLLVNADGYVERAYRTKSPNAEQIIADLKNVRNA, from the coding sequence ATGCAGCGACGGAACTATCTCCAAGGGCTCACAGCGCTTGGTGTCGTTGGTACAGCAGGTTGTCTCGGAGTTACTGACTCGAACCCGAATGTCGTTCTTGCGGAGCCGGACCGACAGTTCTCGAGTTCCGACGTCCCCTATCCCGCCTGGGGCGAACAAATCCCCGACGTAACGGTTCCCGCTCCGTTAGAAAATCGTCAGGTGGGCATTCGGACGGTCGAGAAACCCCGCCTGCTAACGTTTATCTATACCTACTGTCCGACCGTGTGCCCCGTGTTGACTTCGACGATGCGGAACGTCCAGACACACGCGCTCAATAACGGCTACGGTGAGCAGGTCGAATTCTTCCCCCTTACGTTCGACCCGGCGCGGGACACCGCGGACCGACTCCGTCAGTATGCCGAGAAGATGAACGTCGATGCGGACGCCGGAAACTGGCACTTCCTCCGTCCGCAATCGAAAGAGCGGGCGAAACAAGTCATTCAAGAACAGTTCGGCGTGGCGTTCCAGAAACAATCAACGACCCCATCCACTGACAGTAGCCAGAACCAGACCGAGAGCGGCGACGGACACCACCACGACCACGGGGACTACAAATTCGTCCATACGCCGATGACACTACTCGTCAACGCCGACGGCTACGTCGAGCGTGCGTATCGGACGAAGTCACCAAACGCCGAGCAGATCATCGCTGATCTGAAGAACGTCAGAAACGCATGA
- a CDS encoding twin-arginine translocation signal domain-containing protein: protein MPEDRGIPRRDFLKAAVAIGGTAAFSACLGREEVDVPTGPDDLSSYPRRQHAWNEVLPTDDHGNVIAPHHRVLLFLNLRESGPPNATDRNAVETALQGIEHAYERSGDGLLVTMSYSPAYFDRFDSSLPESVDLPDPEALAPFEDPELDTPDAVVHLASNHAQVVLGAEEALKGTKETLNGVDQPDAALTDVFEVGDRRTGFVGDGLPAENADIEGVPSDKVPEDAPLFMGFKSGFTKNQASEDRVTIQSGPYADGTTQHISKLRLNLGQWYNQDDRWQREAKMFCPYHAENDVIEGAGDNLGDSSKIDECAPADETAREMGVVGHSQKSFSAREDDSPIILRRDFDSTDDGHAGLHFLAIQREISDFVKTREAMNGTEIAEQSAVGQRNNNGILQYIRTQHRGNYLVPPRPLRALPPARPTTDSTQEVANASS from the coding sequence ATGCCCGAGGATAGAGGTATCCCACGCCGGGATTTCCTGAAAGCAGCCGTCGCCATCGGTGGCACAGCGGCGTTCAGTGCATGTCTTGGCCGCGAAGAGGTCGACGTGCCGACCGGACCCGACGACCTATCATCGTATCCGCGGCGACAGCACGCCTGGAACGAGGTTCTTCCGACCGATGATCACGGTAACGTTATCGCACCCCACCACCGCGTCCTTCTGTTCCTGAACCTCCGAGAGAGCGGTCCCCCGAACGCGACCGACCGAAACGCGGTCGAGACGGCACTCCAAGGTATCGAACACGCCTACGAACGGAGTGGAGACGGACTGCTCGTGACGATGAGCTACTCGCCCGCGTATTTCGACCGGTTCGATTCGTCGCTTCCGGAGAGCGTCGACCTTCCTGATCCTGAGGCGCTGGCTCCGTTCGAGGACCCCGAACTGGACACCCCGGACGCAGTTGTCCACTTGGCGAGCAACCACGCGCAGGTCGTCCTCGGGGCCGAGGAGGCGCTCAAAGGGACCAAGGAGACCCTCAACGGTGTCGACCAACCGGACGCAGCGTTGACTGACGTCTTCGAGGTGGGCGACCGCCGGACTGGCTTTGTCGGCGATGGATTACCCGCAGAGAACGCCGATATCGAGGGGGTTCCCTCGGACAAGGTCCCCGAGGATGCTCCGCTGTTCATGGGATTCAAATCGGGCTTCACGAAGAACCAGGCCAGCGAAGACCGCGTGACGATCCAGTCTGGACCGTACGCCGACGGGACGACCCAACACATCTCGAAACTCCGGCTGAACCTCGGTCAGTGGTACAATCAGGACGATCGGTGGCAGCGTGAAGCGAAGATGTTCTGCCCGTATCACGCCGAGAACGACGTCATCGAGGGGGCTGGCGACAACCTGGGTGATTCGAGCAAGATTGATGAGTGTGCCCCTGCGGACGAGACAGCTCGGGAGATGGGTGTCGTCGGCCACTCACAGAAATCCTTCAGCGCTCGCGAAGACGATTCACCGATCATCCTCAGGCGCGATTTCGATTCGACCGACGATGGGCACGCTGGCCTTCACTTCCTCGCGATTCAACGCGAAATCAGCGACTTCGTCAAGACTCGCGAAGCGATGAACGGCACCGAAATCGCCGAACAGTCGGCCGTCGGGCAGCGCAACAACAACGGTATCCTCCAGTACATCCGAACCCAGCATCGCGGGAACTACCTCGTTCCGCCACGACCCTTGCGGGCACTTCCACCCGCAAGGCCCACGACTGACTCCACCCAGGAGGTGGCTAATGCGTCGTCGTGA
- a CDS encoding iron transporter, with protein sequence MRRRELLGVVGTATVGSLAGCTGLFETRSVRAPPLPENRPNAVYMPTHIEGMEMAGMQSNGSYKCALTYTYPHRFWLVTGSRRKKVDIKSNDSVHLMPVVWETETGIVPPDINPQVQITQDGESVAQLAPWPMLSQPMGFHFGDNVQLGGNGTYQVEVSIGSPSTRRTGSLENNQGQATFSFEFDFQQSALEEIMYRDIPSDTEGTKGAVDPMGMEMMPSTQVPTETDLPGTVRGSATSGDAKFVVTTLTDATPFGGSEDERYLAISPRTPYNRYMLPLMSLSGTLNRGDDAVYDDILQSTIDPELGYHYGAVVDSVESGDELTITVDSPPQTARHEGYETAFFEMDEMTVSL encoded by the coding sequence ATGCGTCGTCGTGAACTCCTCGGCGTTGTCGGAACTGCGACTGTCGGCAGCCTCGCAGGGTGTACTGGCCTGTTCGAGACACGGTCTGTGAGGGCACCGCCACTGCCGGAGAATCGGCCGAATGCGGTGTACATGCCGACCCATATCGAGGGGATGGAGATGGCCGGGATGCAGTCAAATGGCAGCTACAAGTGCGCGCTGACCTACACGTATCCGCATCGGTTCTGGCTCGTGACGGGCAGTCGTCGGAAGAAAGTCGACATCAAGTCAAATGACTCGGTTCACCTGATGCCGGTCGTCTGGGAGACTGAGACGGGAATCGTCCCGCCGGACATCAATCCACAGGTCCAGATCACACAAGACGGTGAGAGCGTCGCCCAGCTCGCCCCTTGGCCGATGCTCTCCCAGCCGATGGGCTTTCACTTCGGTGATAACGTTCAACTTGGCGGTAACGGAACGTACCAGGTCGAGGTGAGTATCGGCTCCCCATCGACGCGGCGGACAGGATCCCTCGAGAACAATCAGGGACAGGCCACATTCTCGTTCGAGTTCGACTTCCAGCAGTCGGCACTTGAGGAGATCATGTATCGAGATATTCCATCGGACACGGAGGGAACGAAGGGTGCCGTCGACCCGATGGGAATGGAGATGATGCCAAGTACGCAAGTGCCAACAGAGACCGACCTGCCGGGAACCGTCCGTGGGTCAGCAACGAGTGGTGATGCGAAATTCGTCGTCACGACCCTGACCGACGCCACCCCGTTCGGCGGGAGCGAAGATGAACGCTACCTCGCTATCTCTCCCCGAACACCCTACAACCGCTATATGCTGCCGCTGATGTCCCTGTCTGGGACATTGAACCGAGGCGACGACGCCGTCTATGACGACATCCTCCAGTCGACAATCGATCCGGAGCTGGGATACCACTACGGTGCGGTGGTCGACAGTGTCGAATCAGGCGACGAACTGACGATTACCGTCGACTCACCACCACAGACCGCTCGTCACGAAGGCTACGAAACCGCGTTCTTCGAGATGGACGAGATGACGGTATCACTCTAA
- a CDS encoding COX15/CtaA family protein, with protein MTHSISIRSVRTLPGADRLKYYHLSGSVLIGTYVLMLLGAYTSAIGAGLSCPDWPTCYGTVVPFLHPEIINSSPYTALQIFAEWAHRGVAMVVGLGILTTAGAAYRLQKQPLVRRAAAVALLLLPVQVVLGGLTVTANLQPLIVTSHLGTAIVILLMLCTTTVIDYVTHRLGIDASRGKRSLTKGD; from the coding sequence ATGACTCACTCGATCTCGATACGATCTGTGAGGACATTACCTGGAGCGGACCGGCTCAAGTACTACCATCTCTCCGGTAGCGTACTGATCGGCACCTACGTCCTGATGTTACTGGGAGCGTACACGAGTGCGATCGGTGCGGGGCTGTCGTGTCCGGATTGGCCGACGTGTTACGGGACTGTCGTTCCGTTCCTACACCCCGAGATCATCAATAGCTCTCCGTACACGGCGCTACAGATCTTCGCAGAGTGGGCGCATCGAGGCGTGGCGATGGTTGTCGGGTTGGGTATTCTTACGACTGCGGGTGCGGCGTATCGGCTCCAGAAACAACCGCTCGTGCGACGGGCCGCTGCTGTTGCCCTCTTGCTGCTGCCGGTTCAGGTCGTACTGGGTGGACTCACCGTTACCGCGAATCTACAACCGCTGATTGTGACCAGTCACCTCGGTACCGCGATCGTGATCCTGCTGATGCTCTGTACGACAACAGTTATCGATTATGTAACTCATCGATTGGGGATCGATGCGTCACGTGGAAAGCGCTCGCTCACAAAAGGGGACTAA
- a CDS encoding transposase: MRYLCEAYQLGIAIREDLQHTDLVTAFENLEQTIDSIEDGYPAWHPAPLSFRAMVLAFMFMEITGESYAAFTRRLKQQPEVGTILGFSRVPDESAFSRAWRNRFDEAVQEYVQTAAHFVVKEVHDFEIPAPEVRPKAEIVEESPVEENASEDESFSQDEIVQTTRLARDHAFGYFESDRAANASYEDTRFFELQTFMGMVGCGTAQGAARFQFRHGDDYGPHGDTHLRAVKQFAPDELIDGFTDVTERLCSVIGSEASFRRPVTAAIDITTIPYYGDTDEMPMVSGTKDRDGRAFKFATLSIIGRNIPLVLAVEPVRESSPWDDNPPNQIHRVVRRLVEQAKKHVPIETVLCDREFDSMRVFQTLQNHDVNYLIPKRITSTEREAIAQMDADGQEVAVETASVNVESGSHELRFLYVPPTSGEGTAVFATNLRVGPEEAESFCRRYSRRWQIENEYKSIKHDFLANTSSKDYRVRLFYFVFAVLLYNIWRLTDFLLKAGVDGEIDYEPVLTAGECVELVASALIPPD; this comes from the coding sequence ATGCGGTATCTGTGCGAAGCTTATCAACTTGGAATCGCTATCCGAGAGGATCTCCAACATACCGATCTCGTCACGGCGTTCGAGAATCTAGAGCAGACGATTGATTCGATTGAAGATGGGTATCCAGCGTGGCATCCTGCACCACTTTCCTTTCGCGCGATGGTCCTCGCGTTCATGTTCATGGAGATTACGGGTGAGTCGTACGCCGCCTTCACGCGACGACTGAAACAGCAACCGGAAGTGGGCACTATCCTTGGCTTCAGCCGAGTGCCTGATGAATCGGCGTTCTCGCGTGCGTGGCGGAATCGATTCGATGAGGCTGTCCAGGAGTACGTGCAGACCGCCGCACACTTCGTCGTCAAAGAGGTCCACGATTTCGAGATACCTGCGCCGGAGGTTCGCCCCAAGGCAGAGATCGTCGAGGAATCTCCAGTAGAGGAGAACGCATCAGAGGATGAATCGTTCTCGCAGGATGAGATCGTTCAGACGACACGTCTCGCGCGTGATCACGCCTTCGGCTACTTCGAGTCAGACCGGGCCGCGAACGCCTCCTACGAGGACACGCGGTTCTTCGAGTTGCAGACGTTCATGGGGATGGTCGGTTGTGGGACTGCGCAGGGAGCCGCTCGCTTCCAGTTCCGGCATGGAGACGACTACGGTCCACACGGCGATACCCATCTGCGAGCGGTCAAACAGTTCGCACCGGACGAGCTCATCGACGGCTTCACCGATGTGACCGAGCGGCTCTGCTCTGTTATCGGGTCGGAAGCCTCGTTCCGGCGGCCAGTGACGGCCGCCATCGACATCACTACGATTCCTTACTACGGGGACACCGACGAGATGCCGATGGTCAGCGGGACGAAAGACCGCGACGGCCGGGCGTTCAAGTTCGCCACGCTGTCGATCATCGGGCGGAATATCCCGCTCGTACTCGCGGTCGAGCCCGTCCGCGAGAGTTCCCCCTGGGATGACAACCCACCGAATCAGATTCACCGTGTGGTTCGACGGCTGGTCGAACAAGCTAAAAAACACGTTCCCATCGAGACAGTGTTGTGCGACCGCGAATTCGACTCGATGCGGGTGTTCCAGACGCTCCAGAACCACGATGTCAACTACCTCATCCCGAAACGAATCACCAGCACCGAGCGGGAGGCTATCGCCCAGATGGACGCGGATGGGCAGGAGGTTGCGGTCGAGACCGCTTCCGTGAATGTTGAGTCGGGCTCGCACGAACTGCGGTTTCTCTACGTTCCGCCCACGAGCGGTGAGGGGACCGCCGTGTTCGCGACGAATCTCCGAGTCGGGCCGGAAGAGGCCGAGTCGTTCTGTCGGCGGTATAGCCGCCGCTGGCAGATCGAAAACGAGTACAAGAGCATCAAACACGATTTCCTCGCGAATACCTCGTCGAAAGACTACCGCGTCAGGCTGTTCTACTTCGTCTTCGCCGTGTTGCTGTACAACATCTGGCGGCTGACTGATTTCCTGCTGAAGGCTGGCGTTGACGGCGAGATAGACTACGAGCCCGTGTTGACCGCTGGAGAGTGTGTCGAGCTCGTCGCCTCGGCGCTGATACCACCCGACTGA